From Peromyscus maniculatus bairdii isolate BWxNUB_F1_BW_parent chromosome 19, HU_Pman_BW_mat_3.1, whole genome shotgun sequence, the proteins below share one genomic window:
- the LOC143269465 gene encoding uncharacterized protein LOC143269465 → MASGGSATSYLLPLPGLSLRCRLKDINGSPCSTGQQKLERKPQDPHSGGGGAASRLTFPGAPGHGARRGRWSVHSRSPLQARGGSSRDSGKKKVEPRARARIPGAGGAPAPRPRPATHGAGVAKASSRSPSESRCGVVKGERRAAGSRTGSADACRGPRGRGGAAVRPREARGRQQGHERLRGTGALLAAATAHHGSPGRPVPAALAAHRKRPAHVIACDNPPPSRHLPARKRNRPVVCWNRWEACRGWMVAGDPLKRTDRFRPDLYRSRKQGLRLRNEQATRLGTGVWDSQAGRRNRHSPVSRGPALIP, encoded by the exons ATGGCTTCTGGCGGCTCGGCCACGAGCtaccttcttcccctccctgggCTGTCCCTAAGGTGCAGACTAAAGGACATAAATGGTTCGCCGTGCAGCACAGGGCAACAGAAGCTGGAGCGGAAGCCGCAGGACCCGCACTCAGGTGGCGGCGGGGCGG CCTCGCGGCTCACATTCCCGGGGGCGCCCGGCCACGGGGCTCGACGAGGGCGCTGGTCGGTGCACTCGCGCTCCCCGCTGCAGGCGAGAGGCGGCTCCAGTCGTGACAGCGGTAAAAAGAAAGTGGAGCCGAGAGCTCGCGCACGCATCCCGGGGGCTGGAGGAGCCCCGGCCCCGCGGCCCCGCCCGGCGACACACGGCGCGGGAGTCGCCAAAGCCTCTTCTCGCTCCCCCTCCGAGTCGCGCTGCGGAGTCGTGAAAGGGGAGCGGAGGGCCGCAGGTTCGCGCACAGGCTCGGCCGACGCCTGCCGAGGGccccgggggcgggggggcgcGGCGGTCAGGCCCCGGGAAGCCCGGGGAAGACAGCAAGGACACGAGCGCCTACGCGGCACCGGCGCGCTGCTGGCAGCGGCGACAGCACACCACGGATCGCCAGGGAGACCCGTCCCGGCGGCCCTCGCGGCGCACCGGAAGCGGCCGGCGCACGTGATTGCGTGcgacaacccccccccctcccgccaccTCCCCGCGCGCAAGCGCAACCGACCGGTCGTCTGTTGGAACCGATGGGAGGCTTGTCGGGGCTGGATGGTGGCAGGGGATCCGCTAAAGCGGACGGACCGCTTCCGGCCAGACTTATACCGGAGCCGGAAGCAGGGGCTGCGGTTGCGAAATGAGCAGGCCACCAGGCTCGGGACAGGGGTTTGGGACAGTCAG